One Pyrus communis chromosome 4, drPyrComm1.1, whole genome shotgun sequence genomic region harbors:
- the LOC137732117 gene encoding ACD11 homolog protein-like, which translates to MILTAKHCGGRRAMDGMEMAESTSMPPLTAIVEAFEELGKFLQSHSHNSQQKQQQTLRLDTFCQASTLVSILFSCLGLAFKFAEMEYVSKVEDLVEASKTYDTLESLLDFDVANDTVKSPGSHSRNLRRVRQGLDLVRALFEQFLSTDDYSLREAASTAYANVCAPYHSWTIRTAVAAGMYALPSRDQLLVNLEETHQSAEKKMKRYIQASRPVIEYIDRLYLSRNISLDW; encoded by the exons atgattttgaCGGCAAAGCACTGCGGCGGAAGAAGAGCCATGGACGGTATGGAAATGGCAGAGTCGACGTCGATGCCTCCTCTGACGGCAATCGTTGAGGCGTTTGAGGAGTTGGGCAAGTTCCTCCAATCCCATTCCCATAACTCCcaacaaaaacaacagcaaacGCTGCGTTTGGATACCTTCTGCCAGGCTTCCACTCTCGTCTCCATCCTCTTCAGCTGCCTTGGCCTCGCTTTCAAGTTCGCCGAGATGGAGTACGTCTCCAAG GTTGAAGATCTTGTGGAGGCGTCAAAGACTTACGACACATTAGAAAGTCTTCTGGATTTTGATGTTGCTAATGACACGGTAAAATCCCCGGGAAGCCATTCCCGTAATCTGCGCCGTGTCCGGCAGGGTCTCGACCTCGTCAGAGCTCTGTTCGAACAATTCTTGTCTACCGA TGATTACTCTTTAAGGGAAGCAGCTTCCACAGCTTATGCCAATGTTTGTGCGCCATACCACAGTTGGACAATCAGGACAGCGGTTGCCGCCGGAATGTATGCTCTTCCGTCAAGGGATCAACTTCTGGTGAATCTCGAAGAGACCC ATCAGTCAgcagagaagaagatgaaaaggtACATCCAAGCCTCACGTCCGGTTATCGAGTACATCGACAGGCTATACCTTTCTAGGAACATCTCCTTGGACTGGTGA
- the LOC137732116 gene encoding dihydrolipoyllysine-residue acetyltransferase component 4 of pyruvate dehydrogenase complex, chloroplastic-like: MASSPFLSKTPISFSSSISTSLPWRPSPFSSSSSTAFRSNPRRRTLTVQSKIREIFMPALSSTMTEGKIVSWVKSEGDVLSKGESVVVVESDKADMDVETFYDGILAAIVVGEGETAPVGAAIGLLAETEEEVAEAREKAKSSSSASAASSSPAEAAVTPTPPPATATPAPAIAQPAPSATATYTPKKGVATPFAKKLAKQHKVDIASVVGTGPFGRITPADVEAAAGIVMPTKPVAAEPTSVAAAPPKPSAAPPPLLPGSTVVPFTTMQAAVSKNMVESLSVPTFRVGYPINSDAIDALYEKVKPKGVTMTALLAKAVAMALAQHPVVNASCKDGKSFLYNSSINIAVAVAINGGLMTPVLQDADKLDLYLLSQKWKELVEKARSKQLQPHEYSTGTFTLSNLGMFGVDKFDAILPPGQGAIMAVGASQPTVVADADGFFSVKSKMLVNVTADHRIVYGADLAAFLKTFAKIVENPESLTL; encoded by the exons ATGGCGTCGTCTCCTTTCCTCTCCAAGACCCCcatttccttctcctcctccatctcCACCTCCCTCCCATGGCGCCCCTCCCCCttctcctcatcctcctccaccGCATTTCGCTCTAATCCCCGCCGCCGCACCCTCACCGTCCAATCCAAGATCAGGGAGATCTTCATGCCCGCCCTCAGCTCCACCATGACCGAGGGCAAGATCGTCTCCTGGGTCAAATCCGAGGGCGACGTCCTCTCCAAAGGCGAGAGCGTCGTTGTCGTCGAGTCTGACAAAGCCGACATGGACGTCGAGACCTTCTACGACGGCATTCTCGCCGCAATCGTCGTTGGGGAAGGCGAGACCGCCCCCGTCGGCGCCGCCATCGGGCTTCTCGCTGAGACCGAAGAGGAAGTCGCCGAGGCCAGGGAAAAAGCCAAATCCTCCTCGTCTGCTTCCGCCGCTTCTTCCTCCCCAGCTGAAGCTGCTGTTACGCCCACTCCTCCTCCTGCTACTGCCACTCCCGCCCCTGCCATTGCCCAGCCTGCTCCATCTGCAACTGCTACTTACACTCCCAAAAAGGGCGTGGCCACTCCTTTCGCGAAAAAGCTAGCCAAGCAGCACAAGGTCGACATTGCCTCCGTGGTGGGCACCGGCCCATTTGGCCGAATTACCCCTGCTGACGTGGAGGCGGCTGCCGGAATTGTCATGCCCACGAAACCCGTCGCCGCCGAGCCCACTTCGGTGGCCGCTGCTCCACCCAAGCCTTCTGCTGCACCCCCGCCACTGCTTCCCGGGTCAACCGTGGTGCCATTTACCACGATGCAGGCCGCCGTCTCGAAGAACATGGTGGAAAGCCTCTCCGTGCCGACTTTCCGGGTCGGGTACCCGATTAACAGCGATGCCATCGACGCCCTCTATGAAAAG GTGAAACCAAAGGGTGTGACAATGACTGCATTGTTGGCCAAGGCTGTTGCTATGGCACTTGCTCAGCACCCAGTTGTGAATGCGAGCTGCAAAGACGGAAAGAGCTTTTTGTATAACAGCAGCATAAACATTGCTGTTGCTGTGGCAATCAATGGAGGACTCATGACCCCTGTTCTTCAGGATGCCGACAAG TTGGATTTGTATTTGCTGTCCCAGAAATGGAAGGAGTTAGTGGAGAAGGCCCGTTCCAAGCAACTTCAGCCCCATGAGTACAGTACAG GAACTTTCACCTTGTCCAATTTGGGCATGTTTGGAGTGGACAAGTTTGATGCTATTCTTCCACCAGGCCAG GGGGCTATCATGGCTGTTGGAGCTTCACAGCCAACTGTTGTGGCCGATGCAGATGGATTCTTcagtgtaaaaagtaaaatgctC GTGAACGTAACAGCTGATCACCGGATTGTTTATGGTGCTGATTTGGCTGCCTTCCTTAAGACATTTGCCAAGATTGTTGAGAACCCAGAGAGCCTCACATTGTAG
- the LOC137731712 gene encoding uncharacterized protein — protein sequence MGVLVAAAAEAPFRFLRWNEVFVSSDKGRREVHYYLKRSDGSSDLAVVGKEKSLRHMSYHYAHRIRSLFSMSSLVKLKSRREVIDWLDSVVADTAFLKSPDLGGSVSDGKDAYKLGTEIFKDTVLRKLGKHTTEFLWLGSHWTCRKKRRHYQSFSRNGVVVSVHDFVFVLAEEDKRLVAYLEDMYEDSRGNKMVVVRWFHKVDEVGIVLPHNFNDREIFFSLCLQDLSIECIDGLATVLSPQHFEKFKREATQTLLKPFVCQKQFENDDVQPFDITQVQGYWKQEILRYMHTLAPSKAHGSSQQPDEGLEAEENDGANGIRPKKRHRSSQNDDKRLEFRDWKESPDAVCDNAENLSQHETDCRSKSKSFCLGRGGSSVLPHKEVKKNPQQHLVVGSQVEVLSQDSGIRGCWFKALIIKRYRDKVKVQYQDIQDAADEAKKLEEWILASRLAASDQFGLRTFGRPIVRPSPPSSKVRVSWAVDVGTVVDVWWNDGWWEGIVVQKEPDERLHVYFPGEKRVLIVGHGELRHSQEWLGIGWAQIKDRPELVSSISCNLETKQVVGKSSDCGPTQSAVCDSEPLKKEETGCNNSVSLDESDKDEKVKEPGKVPDLLKDGLLAQLKWKSSRKRRRGNGSSVQKLHCIVSDGKSARRLVGSGACESFKISSSLKVDRENCKYLGDSLFSSSVAPPLTSLVM from the exons ATGGGGGTATTGGTGGCGGCAGCGGCAGAGGCACCGTTTCGTTTCCTGAGATGGAATGAGGTGTTTGTGTCGAGCGACAAAGGGCGGAGGGAGGTCCATTACTATCTGAAACGGAGCGACGGCAGCTCAGATCTGGCGGTGGTGGGCAAAGAGAAGAGCTTGCGGCACATGTCCTATCACTATGCGCACCGAATCCGTTCGTTGTTCTCCATGTCTTCGCTTGTTAAGCTCAAGTCTCGCAGAGAGGTCATTGATTGGCTCGATTCCGTCGTTGCAG ATACAGCATTTCTCAAATCACCTGATTTGGGTGGAAGCGTGTCAGATGGTAAAGATGCTTACAAGTTGGGGACTGAAATCTTTAAG GATACTGTATTGCGGAAGTTAGGCAAGCATACCACTGAATTTCTGTGGTTAGGCTCTCATTGGACATGCAGGAAAAAACGGAGGCATTATCAATCATTTAGCCGGAATGGAGTTGTAGTTTCG GTTCAtgattttgtatttgttttagcAGAGGAAGATAAACGTCTTGTTGCATACTTAGAAGATATGTACGAGGATTCTAGGGGCAACAAGATGGTTGTGGTACGGTGGTTTCACAAAGTTGATGAGGTTGGTATAGTTTTGCCTCACAATTTTAATGACAGGGagattttcttttctctttgtctTCAAGATCtcagtattgaatgcatagatgGATTAGCTACTGTACTCAGCCCCCAGCATTTTGAGAAATTCAAGAGAGAGGCAACACAAACTCTTTTGAAACCCTTCGTATGCCAGAAGCAATTTGAAAATGATGATGTCCAGCCTTTTGACATTACTCAAGTTCAAGGTTATTGGAAACAGGAGATACTTAGATACATGCACACACTTGCTCCTTCGAAGGCTCATGGAAGTTCTCAACAGCCAGATGAAGGGTTGGAAGCGGAAGAAAATGATGGTGCCAATGGTATCAGACCTAAAAAGAGGCATCGTTCTTCACAAAATGATGACAAGCGCTTGGAATTCCGTGACTGGAAAGAGTCTCCGGATGCTGTATGTGATAATGCGGAGAATCTAAGTCAACATGAGACTGATTGCAGAAGTAAAAGCAAATCCTTCTGCCTTGGAAGAGGAGGTTCTTCTGTTTTACCTCATAAAGAGGTGAAGAAAAACCCGCAACAGCATTTAGTAGTTGGTTCCCAGGTTGAAGTCCTCTCACAGGACAGTGGCATTAGAGGGTGTTGGTTCAAAGCTTTGATTATCAAAAGGTACAGAGATAAAGTGAAGGTGCAATATCAAGATATTCAGGATGCAGCAGATGAAGCTAAAAAACTTGAG GAATGGATTTTGGCATCTAGGCTTGCAGCTTCTGATCAATTTGGTCTTCGTACTTTCGGTAGGCCAATTGTTCGGCCATCTCCACCATCTAGCAAAGTCAGAGTTTCATGGGCTGTTGATGTTGGGACTGTTGTGGATGTCTGGTGGAACGATGGATGGTGGGAAGGGATTGTAGTTCAGAAGGAACCTGATGAAAGACTGCATGTGTATTTCCCAG GAGAAAAGCGGGTGTTGATTGTTGGTCATGGTGAATTAAGACATTCTCAAGAGTGGTTAGGAATAGGATGGGCTCAGATTAAGGACAGGCCAGAACTTGTGAGctcaatatcatgtaatttaGAAACAAAGCAAGTTGTCGGAAAGAGTTCAGATTGCGGGCCAACGCAATCTGCAGTGTGTGACAGCGAACccttgaagaaagaagaaaccgGATGTAATAATTCTGTTTCGCTCGATGAAAGTGATAAAGATGAAAAGGTTAAAGAACCGGGCAAGGTTCCAGATCTTTTGAAGGATGGTCTACTTGCCCAGCTGAAGTGGAAGTCCTCAAGGAAGAGAAGACGTGGTAACGGAAGCTCTGTCCAGAAGCTCCACTGCATTGTTTCTGATGGTAAAAGCGCCCGTCGCCTTGTGGGGTCCGGTGCTTGCGAAAGTTTTAAGATTTCGTCTTCTCTGAAAGTTGACCGTGAGAACTGCAAATATTTAGGGGATTCACTTTTCAGTTCCTCAGTTGCGCCTCCGCTAACAAGTTTAGTGATGtag
- the LOC137732459 gene encoding heavy metal-associated isoprenylated plant protein 19-like, which translates to MRLYFVHELQYCCLVMRLNIDCNACCRKVRRILLNMKEIETHLVEKQQCRVSVCGRFVPADVAIKLRKKMNRRVEILEIQELDDSDEQMEQRAMITTIRPHQLYCY; encoded by the exons ATGCGCCTTTATTTTGTGCATGAATTGCAGTATTGTTGCTTGGTGATGAGGCTCAATATTGACTGCAATGCATGCTGCAGAAAAGTAAGAAGGATCCTCCTAAATATGAAAG AAATAGAGACACATTTGGTTGAGAAGCAGCAATGCAGGGTGAGTGTGTGTGGGAGGTTTGTTCCGGCAGATGTTGCCATAAAGTTGAGGAAAAAGATGAACCGCAGAGTTGAAATTCTAGAAATCCAAGAGTTAGATGACAGCGATGAACAAATGGAGCAAAGGGCTATGATTACTACCATTAGACCACATCAATTATATTGCTACTAG